From Pseudomonas vanderleydeniana, the proteins below share one genomic window:
- a CDS encoding succinate dehydrogenase iron-sulfur subunit has product MLQVEVYRYNPDTDSAPKTQVFQVDTGGKDLMVLDVLALIKEQDEGFSYRRSCREGVCGSDGMNINGKNGLACITPLSSVVKGNKLVVRPLPGLPVIRDLVVDMSIFYKQYEKVKPFLQNDTPAPAIERLQSPEEREKLDGLYECILCACCSTSCPSFWWNPDKFLGPAALLQAYRFLADSRDTKTSERLASLDDPFSVFRCRGIMNCVNVCPKGLNPTKAIGHIRNMLLQSGV; this is encoded by the coding sequence ATGTTGCAAGTCGAAGTTTATCGTTACAACCCCGACACCGACTCGGCCCCGAAAACCCAGGTATTCCAGGTCGATACCGGTGGCAAGGACCTGATGGTCCTGGACGTGCTGGCGCTGATCAAGGAACAGGACGAGGGTTTCTCCTATCGTCGTTCCTGCCGTGAAGGCGTTTGCGGTTCCGATGGCATGAACATCAACGGCAAGAACGGCCTGGCGTGCATCACGCCGCTGTCTTCCGTGGTCAAGGGTAACAAGCTGGTTGTTCGTCCTCTGCCAGGTTTGCCGGTTATCCGTGACCTGGTGGTCGATATGAGCATCTTCTACAAGCAATACGAGAAGGTGAAGCCATTCCTGCAGAACGATACGCCGGCTCCGGCCATCGAGCGTCTGCAGTCGCCGGAAGAGCGTGAGAAGCTGGACGGTCTGTACGAGTGCATCCTGTGCGCCTGCTGCTCGACCTCCTGCCCATCCTTCTGGTGGAACCCGGACAAGTTCCTGGGTCCAGCTGCCCTGCTGCAAGCCTACCGCTTCCTGGCAGACAGCCGCGACACCAAGACTTCCGAGCGCCTGGCTTCGCTCGATGATCCGTTCAGCGTATTCCGCTGCCGCGGCATCATGAACTGCGTCAACGTATGTCCCAAGGGCCTGAACCCGACTAAGGCCATTGGTCACATCCGTAACATGCTGCTGCAAAGCGGCGTGTGA
- the sdhA gene encoding succinate dehydrogenase flavoprotein subunit produces the protein MANIPTISFDAIIIGGGGAGMRAALQLAQGGHKTAVITKVFPTRSHTVSAQGGITCAIASADPNDDWRWHMYDTVKGSDYIGDQDAIEYMCQEGPAAVFELDHMGLPFSRTESGRIYQRPFGGQSKDFGKGGQAARTCAASDRTGHALLHTLYQGNLKAGTTFLNEYYAVDLVKNQEGAFVGVIAICIETGETSYIRSKATVLATGGAGRIYASTTNALINTGDGVGMALRAGVPVQDIEMWQFHPTGIAGAGVLVTEGCRGEGGYLINKHGERFMERYAPNAKDLAGRDVVARSMVKEIIAGNGCGPNGDHVMLKLDHLGEEVLHSRLPGICELSKTFAHVDPVVAPVPVVPTCHYMMGGVATNIHGQAITQNADGEDTIIPGLFAVGEVACVSVHGANRLGGNSLLDLVVFGRAAGLHLEKALTDGIEYDDATEADINAALARLSALNARTDGEDVATLRRELQSCMQNYFGVFRTGEYMQKGIAQLAQLRERIANVKINDKSQAFNTARIEALELQNLLEVAEATAIAAEVRKESRGAHAREDFEDRDDENWLCHTLYFPGEKRVAKRAVNFSPKTVPAFEPKVRTY, from the coding sequence ATGGCTAACATTCCAACGATTTCTTTCGATGCCATCATCATCGGCGGCGGCGGTGCGGGCATGCGCGCCGCGCTGCAGCTGGCTCAGGGCGGTCACAAGACAGCCGTGATCACCAAGGTGTTCCCGACCCGTTCGCACACCGTATCCGCCCAGGGTGGCATCACCTGCGCCATCGCTTCGGCCGACCCGAACGACGACTGGCGCTGGCACATGTACGATACCGTCAAGGGTTCCGACTACATCGGTGACCAGGACGCTATCGAATACATGTGTCAGGAAGGCCCGGCTGCGGTCTTCGAACTGGACCACATGGGTCTGCCGTTCTCCCGTACCGAATCCGGCCGTATCTACCAGCGTCCGTTCGGTGGCCAGTCCAAGGACTTCGGCAAGGGCGGCCAGGCTGCACGTACCTGCGCGGCGTCCGACCGTACCGGTCACGCACTGCTGCACACCCTGTACCAGGGCAACCTGAAGGCCGGTACCACCTTCCTGAACGAATACTATGCCGTTGACCTGGTGAAAAACCAGGAAGGCGCGTTCGTCGGTGTGATCGCCATCTGCATCGAAACCGGCGAAACCAGCTATATCCGCTCCAAGGCCACCGTCCTGGCCACCGGCGGCGCCGGTCGTATCTACGCTTCGACCACCAACGCCCTGATCAACACCGGTGACGGCGTTGGCATGGCCCTGCGTGCTGGCGTACCGGTACAAGACATCGAGATGTGGCAGTTCCACCCGACCGGTATTGCCGGCGCCGGTGTACTGGTGACCGAGGGTTGCCGTGGTGAAGGTGGTTACCTGATCAACAAGCACGGCGAGCGTTTTATGGAGCGTTATGCTCCGAACGCGAAGGACCTGGCGGGTCGCGACGTGGTTGCCCGTTCGATGGTGAAGGAAATCATCGCCGGCAACGGTTGTGGCCCGAATGGCGACCACGTGATGCTCAAGCTCGACCACCTCGGCGAGGAAGTGCTGCACAGCCGCCTGCCAGGTATCTGCGAACTGTCCAAGACCTTCGCCCACGTCGACCCGGTCGTTGCTCCGGTTCCGGTCGTTCCGACCTGCCACTACATGATGGGCGGCGTTGCCACCAACATTCATGGCCAGGCCATCACCCAGAACGCCGACGGCGAAGACACCATCATCCCTGGCCTGTTCGCAGTAGGTGAAGTGGCTTGCGTATCGGTTCACGGCGCCAACCGCCTGGGCGGCAACTCGCTGCTCGACCTGGTGGTCTTCGGCCGTGCTGCCGGCCTGCACCTGGAAAAGGCGCTGACCGACGGTATCGAGTACGACGACGCCACCGAAGCCGACATCAACGCGGCCCTGGCCCGCCTGTCCGCGCTGAATGCGCGTACCGATGGCGAGGACGTGGCGACCCTGCGTCGCGAGCTGCAAAGCTGCATGCAGAACTACTTCGGTGTATTCCGTACTGGCGAATACATGCAGAAGGGTATCGCCCAGCTGGCCCAGCTGCGCGAGCGTATCGCCAACGTCAAGATCAACGACAAGTCGCAGGCGTTCAACACCGCCCGTATCGAAGCACTGGAACTGCAGAACCTGCTGGAAGTGGCCGAAGCCACCGCCATCGCTGCCGAAGTGCGTAAAGAGTCCCGCGGTGCCCACGCCCGTGAAGACTTCGAAGATCGCGACGATGAAAACTGGCTGTGCCACACCCTGTACTTCCCGGGTGAGAAACGCGTTGCCAAACGTGCTGTTAACTTCTCGCCAAAAACCGTACCGGCTTTCGAGCCTAAAGTCCGGACTTACTAA
- the sdhD gene encoding succinate dehydrogenase, hydrophobic membrane anchor protein — translation MVTNVTNLSRSGLYDWMAQRVSAVVLAAYFLFLIGYIIANPGLGYGQWHELFSHGWMRIFSLLALVALGAHAWVGMWTIATDYLTPMAFGKSATVVRFLFQVVCGVAMFAYFVWGVQILWGI, via the coding sequence ATGGTAACTAACGTCACGAACCTCTCGCGTTCGGGCCTCTATGACTGGATGGCACAGCGCGTGTCGGCGGTTGTTCTCGCGGCATACTTCCTGTTCCTGATCGGATACATCATCGCGAACCCAGGCCTTGGCTATGGTCAATGGCATGAGCTGTTCTCTCACGGCTGGATGCGCATCTTCAGCTTGCTGGCCCTGGTGGCCCTGGGCGCTCACGCCTGGGTCGGCATGTGGACCATCGCGACCGACTACCTGACGCCGATGGCGTTCGGCAAGTCCGCGACTGTTGTGCGTTTCCTTTTCCAGGTGGTATGCGGCGTTGCAATGTTCGCGTACTTCGTCTGGGGTGTGCAGATTCTCTGGGGTATCTGA
- the sdhC gene encoding succinate dehydrogenase, cytochrome b556 subunit: MKKAVKSQRPVNLDLRTIKLPVTAYTSILHRISGVILFVSLAIMLYALDKSLSSEEGFGQVKACLTSPLAKLVIWGILSALLYHLVAGVRHLIMDMGIGETLEGGKLGSKIVIAVSVVVIVLAGVWIW; the protein is encoded by the coding sequence GTGAAAAAAGCCGTGAAAAGCCAACGACCTGTAAACCTAGACCTAAGGACCATCAAACTCCCAGTCACTGCTTACACGTCCATTCTTCACCGTATTTCCGGTGTCATCCTCTTTGTCAGCCTGGCCATCATGCTCTACGCATTGGACAAGTCGCTGAGCTCCGAGGAAGGCTTCGGTCAGGTGAAAGCGTGTCTGACCAGTCCGCTAGCCAAGCTAGTGATTTGGGGCATCCTGTCCGCCTTGCTGTATCACCTGGTCGCCGGTGTGCGCCATTTGATCATGGACATGGGCATCGGTGAGACGCTGGAAGGCGGCAAGCTGGGCTCGAAAATCGTTATCGCCGTTTCCGTGGTGGTAATCGTTCTGGCAGGAGTTTGGATATGGTAA